A stretch of the Lactuca sativa cultivar Salinas chromosome 9, Lsat_Salinas_v11, whole genome shotgun sequence genome encodes the following:
- the LOC111895571 gene encoding probable serine/threonine-protein kinase WNK11 — translation MQVTDSDPSDQDTEEFIEIDPSGRFGRYSDLLGAGAVKKVYRGFDQKEGKDVAWNQVKLRNFSDPVVVKRLFSEVKLLKTLNNENLIVLYGFWRNTEHNTLNFITEACASGNLRDYRKKHKRVSLKALKKWSKQILKGLDYLHTHDPCVIHRDLNCSNIFINGNIGKVKIGDLGLAAVVGKSHVAHSLLGTPEYMAPELYEEDYNELVDIYSFGMCLLEMATMEIPYTECDSIAKIYKKVTSGVMPEAFNKVNDSELKGFIERCIGQPRVRPSASDLLKDPFLLEVEDEETDRSA, via the exons ATGCAAGTGACAGATTCTGATCCATCTGATCAAGATACAGAGGAATTTATTGAGATCGATCCATCAGGAAGATTTGGTAGATACAGTGATCTCCTAGGTGCAGGTGCAGTGAAGAAAGTCTACAGAGGATTCGATCAAAAAGAAGGTAAAGACGTAGCTTGGAACCAAGTGAAGCTAAGAAACTTCAGCGACCCAGTTGTCGTCAAGAGATTATTCTCAGAAGTAAAACTCCTCAAGACATTAAACAACGAAAACCTCATTGTTCTCTATGGTTTCTGGAGGAACACAGAGCACAACACCTTGAACTTCATCACCGAAGCATGTGCATCAGGAAATCTAAGAGATTACAGAAAGAAACACAAACGAGTTTCCCTCAAAGCCTTAAAGAAATGGTCAAAACAGATTCTCAAAGGGTTAGATTATCTCCACACTCATGACCCATGTGTCATTCACAGAGATCTCAACTGTAGCAACATCTTCatcaatggcaacattggaaag GTTAAAATTGGTGACTTGGGTTTAGCAGCAGTTGTAGGGAAGAGCCACGTGGCACATTCTTTATTAGGGACACCAGAGTACATGGCACCAGAGCTATATGAAGAGGATTACAATGAGTTGGTGGATATTTACTCATTTGGGATGTGTTTACTTGAAATGGCAACAATGGAGATTCCATACACAGAGTGTGATAGTATTGCTAAAATATACAAGAAAGTTACAAGTGGAGTGATGCCAGAAGCATTTAACAAAGTAAATGATTCAGAATTAAAGGGGTTTATTGAAAGGTGTATTGGTCAACCACGAGTCAGACCTTCTGCTTCTGATCTTCTCAAAGATCCGTTTCTTTTGGAGGTTGAAGATGAGGAGACTGATAGaagtgcttaa